Part of the Sphingobacterium sp. LZ7M1 genome, AAAGTCAGTAGTGTGGAAGGAGAGGGAACGACCTTTACTTTGACTTTTCCTAAATAATGTTTAGAATACTATGAATAAAGATATAACTATTGCCGTTGTAGAGGATGATGATAACTTAAGGTTCTTGGTTAGTCACCGTCTACAGACCGAAAATTTTCAAGTAATTCAATGCAGTGATGGCTTGGAAGCTGAGAAAATCATCTTAGACCAAAAGCCAGATATCGTTCTATTGGATTGGATGCTGCCAGGTAAAGAAGGGATAGATGTATGTGAGTCCGTAAGAAAGTCTGGATTTGAGAACATCATTATTATGATGACCGCCAAATCCCAAGATATCGATAAAATTGATGCCTATAGCTACGGCGTGACCGATTATATCACCAAACCATTCAATATGGATGTTTTAGTGGCCATGATCGAGAATAAAGTACGCTTTTTTGTGCCTAAAACCCAGAACGAGGTTTACCATTTCGGTGATACCGAACATCACCCCAATGTACATTCACTGATCAGGGATGGCAAGAAAATCGAGCTTACAATCCTTGAAAACCGAATCCTCTTGCACTTCTTACAGAACAAAGGTAGAGACATCACCCGCGAAGAATTGATGGAGGTGGTATGGGGCTA contains:
- a CDS encoding response regulator transcription factor, which translates into the protein MNKDITIAVVEDDDNLRFLVSHRLQTENFQVIQCSDGLEAEKIILDQKPDIVLLDWMLPGKEGIDVCESVRKSGFENIIIMMTAKSQDIDKIDAYSYGVTDYITKPFNMDVLVAMIENKVRFFVPKTQNEVYHFGDTEHHPNVHSLIRDGKKIELTILENRILLHFLQNKGRDITREELMEVVWGYSSNVNTRTLDMHVVRLRKKIETNPDKPHYLQTVRGLGYRFINEETDDVS